Genomic window (Egicoccus halophilus):
GGTCCGGTCGTGGTCAGCTCGTCGAGGCCGTCGGCGCCGCGGAAGACCAGGACGTGCCGCTTGCCGAGTCTGACGAGCGCCTCGGCCATGACCGGCGCCAGCCGGGCATCGCTCACACCGACGACCTGGAAGGGCGCGCCGGCCGGGTTCGACAACGGCCCGAGCACGTTGAACGCCGTCCGGATCCCGAGTTGGGCCCGGACCGGGGCGACGTGGCGCATCGCGGGGTGGAACGAGCGGGCGAACAGGAACCCGATGCCGAGCTCGGTGACGCAGCGCGACACCGCTGCGGGCGGGAGCTCGATGGCGACCCCCCATGCCTCGAGCAGATCGGCGCTGCCGCAGACGCCGGAGGCGGCCCGGTTGCCGTGCTTGGCGACCGGCTGGCCGGCGGCGGCGGTGACCACGGCGGCCACGGTCGAGATGTTGAACGTGTTGGCGCCGTCCCCCCCGGTGCCGCAGGTGTCCACGAGACGCTCGGCGACGCCGGGGTCGAGGTCGATCGGCTCGGCCTCGGCCAGCATGGCCCGGACGAATCCGGCGATCTCGGCCGGGGACTCGCCCTTGGCCCGCAGGGCCACCAGCAGGGCAGCCACCTGGGCCGGCTCCGCCTCGCCGCGCATCAGGGTGCCCATCACCTCGGCGGCGGTGGCCTCGTCGAGGTGCTCACCGTGCAGCAGGCGGCTGAACACCTCGGACCACCGGAAGGGCTCGTCGGTCATGGCTCGGTCCTCTCGTCCGGGCGCGCGGCCTCGCGCCACGACGCGAACGGGCCGCAGACGGTAGCGCCGACGCCCGTCACCGGGCACGCCGGTGACCGTCGGCACCGACGGGCGGCCGACGGCGCCACGGGCCGGTACCGCACGCCGGTGCTAGCGTCGACCGATGTCGTGCCGACGACGCCGTACGACCGCGCCGACGGGAGGGATGTCGTGGAGGGGGCGCACCTGCTCGTCGTCGACGACGAGCGCGAACTGACCCAGCTCATCCGGCTCAACCTCCAGCAGGCCGGCTTCACCGTGCGAACCGCGGCGGACGGCCGGGAAGCGCTGGACCTGCTCCGTGAGCAGCGCCCGGACCTGTTGCTGCTGGACGTGATGATGCCCTCGCTCGACGGTTGGGGCGTGCTCGCCGAACTGCAGTCGCACGAGGGCCTCGCCGACCTGCCCGTGGTGATGCTGACCGCCCTGTCCGGCGAACGGGACGTGATCCGTGCCCACCTCTCCGGGGCCGTGCGCTACCTGACCAAGCCGTTCGACCTCGAAGGTCTGCTGTCGACGATCAGCGAGGCACTGCAACCGGAGACCGACGAGCAGCGCGCGCAACGCCGTCGACAGCTGCGCGGCTTCGTGCAACGGCTGGCCGAACTCGACGCCGGCCGGCACGCGGCCGGCCCGCGGGTCACGTTGTCGCGGTTGGAGTCGCCGCCCCGACCCACCTCCCCGCAGGAACGTGGCCGGGAGCTGCTCGCCTCGCTGACCGACCGTCAGCGCGAGATCGCGTTCCTGCTCGCCGACGGGGTCGAGGCACGGGCGATCGCCGACCGGCTGGGCACCTCGCGCAGCAACGTCTACGCGGCACGCCAGCGCATCGCCCACCGACTCGGCGTGGAACCCGAGGAGGTCGCGGCGACGGCCAGGGAGCTGGGTCGCCGCGACGGGCCGTGACCACCTCCCGGCCTGCACCCGCGACCGACCGACACGGCCGGGGCACGCGACGACGAGCGAGGTGCGGCTTCGGCGGACCGGTGCTCAGCGCCCGCCGTCGCCGGTCTCGCCCAGCGCCGCAGCGACCTGCTGGGCGGTGCCGCCCGAGCCGCCGTACGGCGGCGCCGTCTGCCCGACGAGTTCCTTGACCCGCTTCGACAGGCGGAACGAGTCGACGGGCTTGAGCATCGTGTCGTTGGCACCGGCCCAGTCCGCGAGCCACCGGTCCTGCTCACGAGAGATCAGGACCAGCGACGGCAGCGGCGTCAGCTCCTGCAGCGTCGCCTGCTGGCGCAGGTCGTAGAGGATCGCGAAGCCTCCGCGCGGCTGCAGGTCACCGTCGACCACCACGACGTCGTAGGCATCGTGCTCCGCCAGCAACTCCTGGCGCGCCTCCTCGCCGCTCGCTGCCTCGGTGACCACGGCATCCGCATGCAGCGCCAGGGCACTGACGGCCCGCAGGCGCTCGGAGACGTTCTCGGCTACCACCAGGACACGCACGCGGACTTCCGTTTCTTCGCTCGGCCGGACGGGACGGACTCGGACCGCAACCGTACCGCGCGGCGGGCCCGCGCCCGACACGGCGCACTCGTCCGCAGCGCCTACGGTGGGCGCCATGAACCGGATCTATCTCGACCATGCCTCCGCCTGGCCCCTGCGTCCCGAGGCCCGTCAGGCGCTGGCGGATGCGGCCACCATGGCCTGGGCCGATCCCACGCGTGGCCACCAGGAGGGGCGGGCGGCCCGCGACCTGCTCGACCGCGCCTCGGCGACCGTGGCCTTCGCGCTCGGCGCGGACGAACGCGACCTGGTCTGGACCTCCGGCGGGACCGAAGCGGTGCACCTCGCCGTCCTCGGTTCGGCCCGCGCGGCCGAGCGGCGCGGCGAGCGGCGACGCCACGTCGTGTGCAGCGCCGTCGAGCACTCCTCGGTGCTGCGCGCCTGCGAACGGCTACGGACCGAACACGGCTACGACCTCGACGTGGTCGGCGTGGACGCCTCCGGGGCGGTGGACCCCGACGCCGTCGCCGCGGTGGTGCGCGACGACACCCTGGCCGTCCACGTGCAGCACGCCAACCACGAGATCGGCACGCTGCAGCCCACCCACGAACTCGCGAACGCGTGCCACCGCGTCGGCGCACTGCTGCACGTCGACGCCTGCCAGACGGTCGGCCAGCTCGGCGTCACGCTCGACCAGCTCGGCGCGGACCTGCTGTCGGCCTCGGGCGCCAAGTTCGGCGGTCCGCGAGGAGTGGGGCTGCTCGTGCTCGGCCCCCGCGGACGCATCGCCGCCCTGCAGGAGGGCGACGAGCGGCAACGTCGACGCCGGGCCGGGCTCGAGGACGTCGCCGGCATCGCTGCGACGGCCGTGGCCCTCGAAGTGGCCCGCGCCGAACTGCAGACCGCGTACTCCAGCCGGGAGGTGGTGCGACGCCGGCTGCGCGAGCGCCTTCCCGCGGCCGTCGAGGATCTGCAGGTCCACGGGCCGCTGGCCGACGCCCATCCCGGCATCGTCGCCGTCAGTGCCCTGTACGTCGACGGCGAGGCGCTGGTCGGCGAGCTCGACCGTGCCGGGTACGCCGTGCACTCCGGGTCGTCGTGTGCGTCGGACTCCGGACGGCCGTCCCACGTCCTGGTCGCCATGGGCGTGCTCACCCATGGTCACGTCCGGCTGTCGTTCGGCCCGTCGTTCGACCTCGCCCAGGCCGACGCGTTCGTCGCCACCTACGCCGACACGGTCCGGGCGCTGCGTCGACGCGGCGGGCTAGGCTGAGGGCTGCGCCGAACCCGGCGATCGCCGGGGCGGGGGAACCACGCACGTGGGGCGAGTCCCGACACACCCGTCGGGTAGGGCTGCTCCGGCCCGAGCCCGTCAGCTAACCCCGCAGGCAGCGAGGAGGCCGACGTGCCCGCGCCCGCACGCTCCATCCTGGTGCCGATCGCCAATCCCGCGTCGGTTCGACCACTGCTCGCCCTGGCCGCAGCCCTGGCCACCGACGGCGAGACGCTCGTGCCCCTGGTCGTGGTCCGCCCCTCGGCGTCCTCCGGCGAGCGGGCCGAGGCACTGGCGAGCGTGGCCGAAGCCGAGGAGGTCGGTGCCGAGCTCGCCCATCGGGTCGCGGGCCGGGTGCTGGAGGCCGACGACGTGGCCGAGGGGGTGCTGTCCGCGGTCGCGGCGGACGCCACCGCCCTGGTGCTGATGGGCTGGCGTGGGCAGAGCTCGACCACCAACGTCTTCGGGCGACTGCTCGACACCATCGTGGGCCGTTGTGCCGCTCCCCTGGCGGTCGTCCGCCTCGGCGTCGTGCCCTTCCGGCGCGTGCTGCTGCCCGTCAGCGCCGACCACCTGCTTCCGGGTGGCGACCGTGGCCTGGACCTCGCCGCGCGGCTCGCGGCGCGGCTCGACGCCACGACCCCGCAGCCCGCGACCGTGCTGCGGACCGGCGCCCGAGCGGTGCAGTTGCCACCCGAGCTCGAACGCCTCGGCGACCGGATCCATCACGACCCACGGCGGACCGACCAGGCCGTCGGGGCGTTCGCCCGCGCCGAGGACGTGATCGTGGCGCCGGTCGCCCCGACGGTGTCGGGCCTGCGCGCGGCGACCACCCATCTCGCCTGGGCGGCACCCGAGGCGACCCTGCTCGTCGCGATCGACGCCGGCCCGACGCGGGAGGAGGGGCTGGCCGAGGCGGTGGACGCTGCCGGCGTCCCGGCGCCGGTCCCATCGGGACCGCACGACCTGCGGGCCGTGCGCATCGTCGTCACCGCCCGCCTCCCGGGGGACGGCGTCCGCCCCGACGACCTCGGACGGGTACTGCGCGCGGCAGGAGCCACCGACCAGGTGATGGCGTGGTGGCCGGCAGGTGATCCCCATCCGCACGTGCGGGCGACCGTGACGGTCGAGGCGCCGAACGTGAACGCCGCCATCGCCTGCGTGATGGAGGCGGTGCACGACGCGCCGGCCTTCCGCGGCGCCGAGATCAGCTACGACGTGGAACCTGTCGTCGAACGCGGTTGATCCCCCACCGTGCGCGCTCGGTAGCCTGCGCCTCGCGGGGAACGCCCCGTCGCGACCCGGTCGACACCGACCGGTGGCGCCTGCGCCGGGCCACATCAGGACCGGCGAGCAGCAGACCGGGCGACCATGAGGACGGGTGGCCCTATGCGTGGCAAGCACACCACTGTTGACGGGCGTCCGTCGCGCGCCGACGCGGCCGTCTCGGACGCTGAGCGGCCCGCAATAGGGCCGTGCGAGAAGTAATACGCCACATTGCGTGCCCCGACAGCGGGTGCTTCCATGGGGTAGTCGGTTCTGCCCCGACGCCCCGCCAAAAGCGGGGGAATCTCCCGAAACCCTACGGGGCGCGCAGAGGCTGGGACGCGCAGAGGGGTCGCTGAGACGAGGCTACGGCCTCGGACCGGGGACCATCTGCGATGAGTCTGTTGTCCCTTTCCCCCGCCGTCCGCGCCCTCCACGGGGCCGGTATCTCCGCCGCCGACCTCGCCCGCGACCTGGGCATCAGTGAGCGGACGGTCCAGCACTGGCTTCGAGGCGACACGCGCCCCCGCCCGGCCCTCTGGGACGCCATCGCGCAGCGTGGCGGCCCTGCCCTGGCGAAGCGAGTTCGGCGGCTGGTGCCCGGAGAGGCGGTCCGATGACGGCCGCCGAGTTCGCTGCCGCCGAGCGGGCCACCCAAGGGCTGCCCGAGAAGGTGTCCGACCCGGCCACCCTCGCCCGCCTCGCCGCGCTGTTCCTCGCTGCTGACGCGACTGGCTACTTCGTGGAGGCCCGACGTGCCGCGTGACCGGATCGCCGAGGTCGGACGCGCCACGCGGTACCTGATCGCACAGGCTGGGTCTGCACGGCTGACCGTCGCTGACCATCGGGCGCTGCTCGGCGTGCTCGCTACGACAGCCTCCTGGTCGCGCCTGGCCGACGACGTCTCCCTCAGTCAGGTCGTCGCCGCGTGCGGTGCCGACAGAAGCGACGTCCGGCGAAGCCTGCGCCGCCTCACGGAACTCGGCCTGATCGAGCACGTGCCAGGCGTGGCGGCCACCAAGGGGCAGAAGGGACGGCCGGGGCGGCTCGCCCTCCTCCCCGCGCCGCACAACTGGGTCGACCCGCTCGATCCGGGATGGGCAGGGCGGGGGTCCCCGGACCCCCGTACGGCGGACCAGGGGTCCCCGGACCCCCAGGGTGGGGGTGGGGGGACCCCCAGGGTGGGGGTCCCGGGACCCCCCACCGAGGAGTTTCCCGAGGAGTTCTCCGAGAAGACCCCCCCCGCGCCCGCGCCTGCGGACACACCCACGCCTGCGTGCGAGCAGGCAAAGGCAGGGGGGGCTGACCAGTCAGAACTCAGCAACCGCTGGGATGCGATCCGGCCGTCCGGCGCCCTCGGTCGCCGAATGACCGCCGCCCTCGAAACGGACGGCAAGGCTCGAAGTCAGATGACCGAAGCCCTCACCGCTGCAACCCGAGCGGGACTGCGGGACAGCGAACTTCGACGGCTCCACGACAAGCCGACCCCGCTCGACGCCGAAGGAGTCCGCTTCCCGATCGCCGCATTCGCCAAGCGCATCTCCGCAGCCGCCAGTCAGGCCGCCGCCAAAGCAGCCGAGCGTGCCGAGCGCCAGGCCCAAGTCGCGCACCTGCAGTTCGTCGACCCACCGGCTCGGGAACTCAGCGACCAAACCCGGTCTCGCGTCGCCCTCAGCCAACGCCTGAGACGCGAACTCGGCCTCGTCAACGCCGCCCACCTGGCCCACGCCCTCACCTGGATCGAGCGCAACTTCTCGCCTCCCAACCCCTTCGCCGAAGCCGAACTGATCCTCGACCAGGACCCCGACCAGCTGCGACGGCAACTCGCCGACGCCGTCCCAGGAGCAGGCCGATGACCACACCGCCCCTCCCCGACCTGCTGGAAATGCCAGCGGGCGAAGCCAGCGACACCTTCGGCCCCTCCGACGCCGACGGCCGTCACGGCGACCGGCTCACCATCGCCCGCAAGCTCGCCCCCTTCGGCGGCTGCACCTGCACACCCGACGTCGACATCGCCTTCGTGCACGGCACCTGGGTCGTCAGCTACGGACACGAGCACCGCTGCCGCCGGCTCGCCAGCCTCCAACAGAGGAACTGAGCGATGGCCAGCGGAAGCGAAACAGAGAGCGCCACAAAATCGCGCGTGCACGAGAACGCGGCGTACGAGCCGTCGGAGTCGGCCGCTGCGGCGACGTCGCGGCGGATGGCCCGGCAGCTGGTCCGGTCACGGGAACGTGGCTGCGCGTGCCCGCTCGACCTGACGTTTCGGGGCAGCGGACCTCGCTGGCGTCACCAGCCCGGCTGCCCGGCCGTGAAGTCGAAGCGCCGCCGCCGTGGTGTGCGGCCTCGAGTCGAAGGCCCCCACGTGTCGGAACGGCCCACCACCAGCCGGTGTGGCGCGGCGACCCGCGACGGGCGCCCGTGCCGCCAGAAGGTCGGCCCTGAGGCGCCCTGCAAGTACCACGGCCAGGGAGGGACAGCGTGAGCCGCCTGACCTGCGCCTACTGCCAGTTCCCCGTCGACCTGAAGGCAGAACCGCCCCCTTGCACCGGCTGCGGCCGGACCCAACCGAGACCACGTAAGGAGACCCATCGTGAACACTGACACCCTCGTCCCGCACGACGCCGAGGCCGCACTGAAGGCCGAGCAGGACCGCTTCGACCGGATGTTCGACGACATCGACAGCAAGGTCGGCCAGGCCCTCGGCGCCTTCGAGACCGGCTCGCTGGCCGGCATGCCGCAGCCGGTGCAGGAGGCGTGGCGGGCAATGACCGGCGCGCTCAACGCCGCGCAGCTGAAGGCCAACGGCGCGCACAGCCGAATCCGCGACACGGCCAGCAACGATG
Coding sequences:
- the trpD gene encoding anthranilate phosphoribosyltransferase: MTDEPFRWSEVFSRLLHGEHLDEATAAEVMGTLMRGEAEPAQVAALLVALRAKGESPAEIAGFVRAMLAEAEPIDLDPGVAERLVDTCGTGGDGANTFNISTVAAVVTAAAGQPVAKHGNRAASGVCGSADLLEAWGVAIELPPAAVSRCVTELGIGFLFARSFHPAMRHVAPVRAQLGIRTAFNVLGPLSNPAGAPFQVVGVSDARLAPVMAEALVRLGKRHVLVFRGADGLDELTTTGPSTVWEVRDARVAQWELDPVAFGFAAATLADLRGGSVEENVAIADAVLAGEPGAPSDIVVLNAAAALYAADAVADLAAGVEAARTAIDSGAARELRDRWVQRTKELSTQGRAHG
- a CDS encoding response regulator; the protein is MEGAHLLVVDDERELTQLIRLNLQQAGFTVRTAADGREALDLLREQRPDLLLLDVMMPSLDGWGVLAELQSHEGLADLPVVMLTALSGERDVIRAHLSGAVRYLTKPFDLEGLLSTISEALQPETDEQRAQRRRQLRGFVQRLAELDAGRHAAGPRVTLSRLESPPRPTSPQERGRELLASLTDRQREIAFLLADGVEARAIADRLGTSRSNVYAARQRIAHRLGVEPEEVAATARELGRRDGP
- a CDS encoding response regulator translates to MRVLVVAENVSERLRAVSALALHADAVVTEAASGEEARQELLAEHDAYDVVVVDGDLQPRGGFAILYDLRQQATLQELTPLPSLVLISREQDRWLADWAGANDTMLKPVDSFRLSKRVKELVGQTAPPYGGSGGTAQQVAAALGETGDGGR
- a CDS encoding cysteine desulfurase family protein yields the protein MNRIYLDHASAWPLRPEARQALADAATMAWADPTRGHQEGRAARDLLDRASATVAFALGADERDLVWTSGGTEAVHLAVLGSARAAERRGERRRHVVCSAVEHSSVLRACERLRTEHGYDLDVVGVDASGAVDPDAVAAVVRDDTLAVHVQHANHEIGTLQPTHELANACHRVGALLHVDACQTVGQLGVTLDQLGADLLSASGAKFGGPRGVGLLVLGPRGRIAALQEGDERQRRRRAGLEDVAGIAATAVALEVARAELQTAYSSREVVRRRLRERLPAAVEDLQVHGPLADAHPGIVAVSALYVDGEALVGELDRAGYAVHSGSSCASDSGRPSHVLVAMGVLTHGHVRLSFGPSFDLAQADAFVATYADTVRALRRRGGLG
- a CDS encoding universal stress protein → MPAPARSILVPIANPASVRPLLALAAALATDGETLVPLVVVRPSASSGERAEALASVAEAEEVGAELAHRVAGRVLEADDVAEGVLSAVAADATALVLMGWRGQSSTTNVFGRLLDTIVGRCAAPLAVVRLGVVPFRRVLLPVSADHLLPGGDRGLDLAARLAARLDATTPQPATVLRTGARAVQLPPELERLGDRIHHDPRRTDQAVGAFARAEDVIVAPVAPTVSGLRAATTHLAWAAPEATLLVAIDAGPTREEGLAEAVDAAGVPAPVPSGPHDLRAVRIVVTARLPGDGVRPDDLGRVLRAAGATDQVMAWWPAGDPHPHVRATVTVEAPNVNAAIACVMEAVHDAPAFRGAEISYDVEPVVERG
- a CDS encoding helix-turn-helix domain-containing protein — encoded protein: MSLLSLSPAVRALHGAGISAADLARDLGISERTVQHWLRGDTRPRPALWDAIAQRGGPALAKRVRRLVPGEAVR